A genomic segment from Glycine soja cultivar W05 chromosome 18, ASM419377v2, whole genome shotgun sequence encodes:
- the LOC114395537 gene encoding uncharacterized protein At3g28850-like — protein sequence MWLPWRLRTTASRPNRSRSFPIPCSSFKDIQSILQSQPQPPSLFRRLIVSPSLIRSFSSPRAATSSIEPPPDSDRSAVVVYYTSLRVVRRTYDDCRAVRSILRGFAIAIDERDVSVDERFREELQRILVHRSVMLPSVFVGGLYIGGADEVRKLYESGELHELIGRLPKSQRNMCDLCGGLRFVVCDECDGSHKVFGEKSGGFRSCSSCNSNGLIRCPACFVVQPQHTK from the coding sequence ATGTGGCTACCATGGCGTCTACGAACCACAGCTTCGCGTCCAAACCGATCCCGATCCTTCCCCATCCCCTGCTCTTCCTTCAAAGACATCCAATCCATCCTCCAATCCCAACCCCAACCTCCCTCTCTCTTCCGCCGCCTTATCGTCTCGCCCTCCCTCATCCGCTCCTTTAGCAGCCCCCGCGCCGCCACCTCCTCCATCGAACCGCCTCCGGACTCCGACCGTTCCGCCGTCGTCGTCTACTACACCAGCCTCCGCGTCGTCCGCCGCACCTACGACGACTGCCGCGCCGTCCGATCCATCCTCCGCGGCTTCGCCATCGCCATCGACGAGCGCGACGTCAGCGTGGACGAGCGCTTCCGCGAGGAGCTGCAGCGGATCCTCGTCCACCGGAGCGTGATGCTGCCGAGCGTCTTCGTCGGCGGCTTGTACATCGGCGGCGCCGACGAGGTGAGGAAGCTCTACGAGAGCGGCGAATTGCACGAGCTGATCGGACGGTTGCCGAAGTCGCAGAGGAACATGTGCGATTTGTGCGGAGGGCTGAGATTCGTGGTGTGCGACGAGTGCGATGGAAGCCACAAAGTGTTCGGAGAGAAGAGTGGTGGATTCAGGAGCTGTTCGTCTTGCAATTCCAACGGTTTGATTAGGTGTCCTGCATGTTTCGTGGTGCAGCCGCAACACACCAAATAA